The DNA window gatgagtGGTCTCCTCAGAAACTGCATACCTTGAATTCTGCCTGTGATGGCGCTGAGCGCTGCAAGTAGATAAGATAGATTTCTCCCATGAATGGTACTCAAGGAACCTTCTAGAAAGCAATGTGTGGTGGGGAAGAAGAGTATTAGAATTGGGAGAGTCAGATTTATCACTATCATTAAGATCTTGAGAAAGTCACCTAATCAatctgggcattttttttttcctctataaaagaggtTTGGATTACATGACTTGACAGGGAGACTTTTATCTCCAAGTGCTAGTATCTAACTTAAGTTAGCATTAACAGCTCATTCTTGGTTGATAGAGAATATGTCCTTATCCCCAGCACATACCTATACCAacatcagtttcttttctttattcacttCCATTTTGTGACAGGGTAAGCATTTtagtggaaggaagggaagataaAGGTGTAGAGACTTAGTCCCTCAGACTGGATCCCTCAAATAGGCTTCGGTCTCCTATGGAATAAAGCGTTAAAGAAGGAAgctgttatgctgagcaaaataagtcagtatcatatgacctcactgatatgaggaattattaatctcaggaaacaaactgagggttgctggagtggtggggggtgggagggatggggtggctgggtgatagacattggggagggtatgtgctatggtgagtgctgtgaattgtgtaagactgttgaatcacagacctgtacctctgaaacaaataatacgttatatgttaaaaaaagaagatagcaggaagggaaaaatgaagggggggggaatcggagggggagaagaaccatgagagactatggactctgagaaacaaactgaggcttctagaggggaggggttggggggatgggttagcctggtgatgggtattaaggagggcacgtactgaatggagcactgggtgttatacacaaacaatgaatcatggaacactacatcaaaaactaatgatgtaatgcatggtgattaatataaaaaaattcataaaaaggaAGTTGTTtatattatgggctgaattgtgttcctccccaccccccaattcaAATTCTCATGTTCTAATCCCCAGTATCTTAAAATGTAACTACTAAGTTCTTAATGGactaattaagttaaaatgaggccattagtgTGAGGTCCTAAGCCAATATTGCTGGTATTCTTATAAGTGGAAGGGATACCAGGGGTACACCTagagagaaaagaccatgtgtgtatatatcaagATAAGAGAGCCATGTACTAGCAGAGGATAGGAgtctaagaagaaaacaaaccgGCTaataccttgatcttagactcctaccctccagaactgtaagaaatcaGATGACTATTTAGGCCACCCAGTCCATGGTGTTGGGTTATAGCAGTGTGGAGACAAACTAATATGGTTCAAGAGAGTTGCTAAGATGCTCTTGGATAAACAAAGTAGGTATAAATTACAAATGGAGCATAGCGTGGAGAGGAATGCCCTAATTCCTGATGCCTATAGCCTCTGGAGCCCAAAAGGCTGGAATTTGGAGGCTTCCAGAGACAATATTACTTATATGGGCATTGGCATTCTTTTTATTATGGGCAGCGATAGCTGATCATCTCATGAGCTTTGTAGGAAGCAGCCAATGTGGGTGAGTGGGAAAAAGAAGCAAGAGGCCGGTAAAGAGGTACACAGCTCTAAAGCATCTGACCACCTTTTATGTGGAGTGATCTGCTTTCAACAGGGTGTTGGCTCTTAAACCAATGGACGTTTGGTCACATAAGAATTACAAAGAATCCATATTGTATCATTTATAATATTTCCTGAACATGCAGCCCATATGTGGAAAAGCTTGCATAATCTCTTAAGATGTGTCGCCGCTTGGTTAAGATTTCCCCAAGtccaaataaaaaatttccaaatgatCTTCAAACTATCATAATCTCTTCACATAGCATAATTGTTCTGCCCTTAAACCAAATCTTATGCTTTAATGATCTTTTCACCCCCTTTAATTTATAAGCAAAATTGATTCTTCAGATCAATATTTCTGGGGGGACGAGAATCTGGACTACTGGCGGAATCTGAGTGGGCCAGTCTGACTGTTAATTGCGACTTCTGATACCTCCTGGCGCAGGGATGTTGCTCTCTCTTTCAGAGCCAAACTCTGGCTACATGTCAAAATCTATAGCAAAACACCAGAGTCATTTTTCTTCAAAGCCCCAAATAAAAGGAGATTAATCACATTTGTCTCCCTTACCACCTTTTCAAGAGAgtgtttttaatcttaaaaagcTCCCTGTTGACTTAACTTTGAAGGCCACAGAGTATGGTAAACAATGATGGCAAAGTTTGAGGagcctgtgaaaaatgctctttgCTTAGGACTCACTCTGTACAGTATCCATTCTTCCCCCACTCAGGTCTTTATGAGCAAAGCaaattgggaaactgaggcaaataaTCGAGAGCAGTGGTTCTTGAAGTGTGGTCATTAGACCAGTAGTGGTGGCGGCGTCTACAGCAgcacctgagaacttgttagaaattcaaGTCCTTGAGTTGCAGTCGTGCTCTCCGagttcctgtctctctctccgcaCCGCCCGGGATGGCCTCCCAGAACCGCAACCCAGCTGCCGCCAGCGTCGCCGCCGCCAGCAAAGGAGCCGAGCCCAGCGGGGGTGCCGCCCGGGGCCCCGTGGGCAAGAGGCTACAGCAGGAGCTGATGACCCTCATGATGTCTGGTGACAAAGGCATCTCTGCCTTCCCTGAATCCGACAACCTTTTCAAATGGGTGGGGACAATCCATGGGGCAGCAGGCACAGTTTATGAAGACCTGAGGTATAAGCTCTTGCTGGAGTTCCCCAGTGGCTACCCTTACAACGCGCCCACGGTGAAGTTCCTCACACCCTGCTACCACCCCAACGTGGACACCCAGGGAAATATCTGCCTGGACATCCTGAAGGACAAGTGGTCTGCCCTGTATGATGTCAGGACCATCCTGCTGTCCATCCAGAGCCTGCTAGGAGAACCAAACATTGATAGTCCTTTGAACACGCATGCTGCCGAGCTCTGGAAAAACCCCACAGCCTTTAAGAAGTATCTGCAAGAAACCTACTCGAAGCAGGTCTCCAGCCAAGATCCCTGACTGTCCAGCCTCtctctttgtgttgtctttttattttctccttagatagtctttctcttcatttctgtctagGACTCTGTATCTTAAGCTGTggtgtcatttttgttttgtttctgttttttaaattaagtctctGGTTGAGCCCTTGtgacaaatatattaaataaatacattggtttttaaaaaaaaaaaaaaaaaaaaaagaaattcaagtccttgggccccagcccagacctacCGAGTATGTAAGTGGGAGAGGGGCCGGCAATCTGTGCTTTAACAAGCCACCTAGGTGATTCTCACTTAGTTTAACAACCACTGCTCTGGACAATTCGGCTgcgaaaattattttcttgaaatttctgaggaaaaatagttctcattctttcttctatttcctaAACTTGACCCACACTTAAAAGGTTAAGATCATCATAGTCCGCCTCTTCCTTATAGGATTGGAGAAACTGATCCCTCTAGTTCTTCACCTCCTTCCCTTCTAGTGTTCAATAGAAGTCAGAATGTGTACCACATAAGTTCAATTAAGTCCATTGCATATGTGATTTTGTGTCCTTTTTAATTTGAGCTCCACATGCTGATCAATAGGGTTGAACAACATAAAGACTTTCCATAAATGCTAATGGTCAAAGTGCCTCTATGCGCTAGGCACGAGGCTAACCACTTTGCAAACTTTGCTTCATTAGAGCCCaaacctattttatagatgaaacaaAGTCCTAGGGAAGTCAAATAACTTTTCCCGGGGAGGCAGAGCTGTAATACTCCCATGGGCCCTCACTAGTACCTCTACTTGGCATAAGGGGTCCATACTTGTTGATGGAATTAGAGCTACATTGCTTGGGCGATCTGGATGTTACGTTTCTCTACCATGTAGCTGAAAATAGGAAAGTGATCTCTTTGGCATGCAATAGTTACACTTTCCACCTACTTTGTTTCTCTAGGAGAGAGACTTGCTTGGCAACAAGAGATCCATGGTCTCCGGCCTGGTATTTTTGGTAAAGAAGGTACACAGTCAAGATAACTAAGGTGGAAGTTTTAGCATCTTTTAGGGGAAACAAAAAATCATGACCCTTAGTTGCAGGGCTTGAATTTGTAACAGGGTTTCATTAATATTTGTTAGTAAACTAGGTAACTGTGTCAACTGGATCTGTTCCATTATCAAGGGGTGAGAGGGTGACTTTaagtattttcagctttttgtgACTCATGTAGAAATAGTAAACAATTGCTGGGTGTGTGAATAATGCTGACTCTGAGTTCGAGAATTGGCTTTGGGATTGGGGCATGAGCATTTGACCAAAAGCTCATGTGTAAGGGTATCAGGTGGGTGTGTAAAGATTGGGATGGGACATGACTTGTATGTATCAATGGGCAGAGCTCTGGTAGACGCTATGATCCACAGAGTCTGGTACAAGAATTCTTAATAAATTTACACAATTCTtgttaagaaacaagaaaatgccTCAATCTAGGTTGGTAAGGTCTTTTTactttgattccatttttttttctttctctatgtaTAGTCCTGAAAGAACTCTTCCAAATCCTGGATGGCAGGGACCTTGTTAGAATAACAGGGAACAAGGCTGAGTATTGGAGGAAATTCTGGAGAAAAGAGTAGCTTCTAGGTCCATCGCTGCACTGTTGAATTCTGTAACTAGGGAAAAATACTTAAAACCTCCTGGACCTTCGTTTTCTCATCTGACAAATGAGAAGACTGAACCAGATATTGCCCAGGACTAGGTCATCTGTTAAGAGGGATAGAGATCCAATTCTTGAGCTTGACGATGTTTGAAAAAGCCAAAGATTTTGTCATTATCAAGATTCATCATGacagggcaactgggtggctcagttggttaagtgcctgccttcagcttaggtcatgatcctagagtcctgggatggagccccaaatcagactcccgctcagcggggagtcggcttgttcctctccctctgccccccgtcttgtgctcgttctctctctctctctctctctctctcataaataaaactttttttttttttttttttttagaaaaagactcATCATGACAGAATGGAGTTTTTGGTCTGATCTAACGTAACCTTCCTCATCATTTGTTAAATAGAGTCATTCTGTGTTTCTTGATTACTAGTTGTCTTAGTGTGAAAAGGTAGCAGgagttcacttaaaaaattaaatttagttttcaATTCGGTTTTCACATAAGTTTGTAAGCATAATCCTATTTTTTGtcacctttatttttcattttgtcccTTTTCCCAATCTATAAATATCAGTGTGCCCTTCATTTTCCAGTAACCCACAGAATAATCTGACGTATGTCCtcttatattttttctctattcatATAATGAACCCATACAaaatactgggtttttttttttttttttgagattttgttgGGAATTAATACAAGGAACATTTCTTCTGTGTGTTCTTCCTCAGTACATCAACATCTCTCATCTGGTGGCTTTAATTCATTTTCTGAAATGActacataatattttatgatgTGAATGTAccatatattattcagccattccTCTGGTGAcaatttatttccagtttttgtccATTCCTAACAATTTTGCATAAGGTTTTCAGGAAGAATTCAGAAGTGCTGGGTTAAAGCTTTATTAAATTTTAACCAATGTTATtacattgttttccaaaaagtCCTAGTACTTAAAGTTCTACATACAATTTATGAGAATCCCTTTTCCCAGTATTCCTACAAATATCGATGCTACAGCACCTTTAATTTTAACTAGTCTGATGGTAAATGAGAATTcattattttgtgtttaaataaattttcattgctACGAGAAACTTTTTGTATATTtggccatttccttttttttctacaaatTGTCCATTTATATCCTTTACTTGtagttttttcctctttcattacGTATTTTCTTGGCAATTTATAACAATTCTTGATGCACACATTTTAACTTTGAATTTTCCAAAAATTCTTCAgtattttaaggatttatttacttattttagaaagcaaagcaggaggaggagagggagagagaatgccaagcagactcagcgctgagTGCTGAACCTGACATGGActttatctcatgaccctaacatcatgacctgagtcaaaaccaagagtgggtcacttaaccgactgtgccacccaggcaccccagttcttcagtattttaaaatatcagtttctCTGTTTTCAGTCTTAGTCGCCCTCAACCCTTCATTGTACAATagcctttattttgcttttacaatGTTTGTTACATAGTTTTTAAACTTAAGGCTTTAAtccacataaaattttaaatttaaggtaGGGTCCATTTTTGTTCTGAAGGAAGAAAACTCTATTCTGTTTGAATAtctaattgtttaattttttaatctggaaaagCAAGTTAGCCTTCATGCTTATTTTTTGTATCTTCTCTATTTGCACACATTtgtcctttcatatttttttcctgattagaaTTGAATTAACTGCATACTGATTGTGGGAGAAATTACATTTGTTATGTTGAAACTTCCATATATAAGCACGTTATGCCAGgtcttatttatttgaatattcttttacttattttcatatTCTCTAGGTTTACTCCTACAagttctttgcctttcttttaaaatctgttcctAAGTATTTActggctttgtttttattataattataaatccTTTTACTTTTGTGGGTACTTACTGCTAGAATATAGAAAAgctactgatttttatatatgtgcCTGGCATCCATCCATCCTACCAAACTCTTTTTTAGCATGatgaagtttaaatttttttttttactagcatCTCATGAGTTTTCTCATCTCAGAGTTTTCTAGCTATAAAAtcatacagattttattttatcttgttcaTATGTTAATTTTTTCACCTTATTGCATTTACTGAAACTACCTAGTAAATCTTAAATAGTAAGAGTGATTATGGATTTCTTTCCAATTACTAATTTGTAATTGAAATAATTTGGTTTTGTTGCATGTGCTATTTGTGGTTGGGTTTTGATGAACTTATTTATGTCACTTAAAATCACATTCTACTTAATCTTTATTAGGCATGTCTGAgttttataaagtgttttttcagaatccatagatagaattattttttctacttttatttttgatgtgGGTTATGTTAATACATTTCCTAATATTGAAACACtattgcatccctggaataaattcaGCTTCCTCATAATGTACTGTGTATCACAGGCTGTCAGACTGTTTTATAAAGTTGTATTCAGAATTTTTACTATATTCATAAGACTTGTGCATagttttcttatgctttttgaCTTAATAATAGTTTTTCTGATTCAAAACTGAATTAgaactccatttttttctatgtagAACAGATTTTGATTTCCTAAAGGTTATATTCctaattttctaatcttttctaTGATTATTGATATATTCTTCTTGTTCTAACTAATTTTTAGTAGTCTGTATTTGACAAAGAAATAATCCATTTTCTCTAGGACTCCAAAATTTGCTCCccggagttttttttttttttcccgtcaagtttttatttaaattccagctagttaacatacactattagtttcaggtgtagaatatagtgcttcatcacttacatacaacaccagaGTTTCAAGTAAAATTTCTTTCCTCCGTATCTCTGCTTGAAACCTCAGTGTTGGGTctagatgtctttatttttactccttttttcaTGATCAGGAATACAAAAGGCTTTTTCTAGTGTATCAGGTCTTGGAATATCTAGGTTTGCATCTAttctttctaatttgttttctagtttataaatttcagcttttagttttttttttttttttttgagctcactactccctctctccctaaatTTAAGACAGGTtcttagttttagttttgtttttaattatggaGAATTTTGAGattatatgttttcttctacagTTTTTATTGTAGCCTGTAAGTTTTGGTATGATACactttcttttgaattaattgctttagagaaaaattatgtctcttttaattttatccaGAGCTATATGggtcctctaaaaaaaaaaaatctaggagtTAAGATATTTTTGTCACTTAAACTTTTTTCCTCACTTTTATTGCCTTATGACCAAAGAATATGGCCTAAAAATATCTACTataaatttaatgttttctttgtgGACAAATACTTTCATACTTCTTTTGAGAACTTACTAAAAACTAATTCTCTTGAAGATTTAAGGCTctcttgtattttctatttttttaaatattttgaactagaATTAACTAATCGGAGTTTTAAATTGCTCACTACAATTATATGCTTTAtcaaatttttcccatttttctaattttttaaagtatttaaccAATATTTAGTTTATACAGTTTATTTAAGACTGTTTTGTCTTTAAAGTTGTAACTTTCATTATTCATATTGACTTTATCTTGTTCCAGGTTTTTAATCTGGAACCAAGTTGCTtgctattttgccttttttttccccattatattgTTTGCACTAGACTGATACCCCTTTGTCCATTTCTTTACATAAAACTTCTTTATCGCTTGACTTTATGGATGTTTCTAACAAGTAGACTGTAGTAGGGTCTccttttaatccaatctgacagttTCATATGGTAattgagtatctttccatttaatgTTATAACTTTTATGCTTGGTTTTTGTCTTTAAGACCTAGGTTTCTCAACTTGGACACCACTGGTATTTTGGGCCCAATAATTTATTGTGAAGGCTGTTTTGTGTCTAGCAGAATACCTAGCTTCTAgctactagatgccagtagcatccctCCTCCAGTTGTGACAACTGAAAAGTCTCCAGATGTTTACAAATGTCCTTGGTGGGGGGAATCTCTCTGATCTTAACTGCCTCAACTGAGATCTGCTTTAGTCCTTTAAGTACTTCTGTTATCTTACTCCAGACATAGTCATTCTGCATATAAGTTGTTCTGGATATTTGCTGAGGACTGCTTAATCTGAGTCTACGTACTTAGGGTGACCAACCTTCTGGTTTATCTGGACTGAGTGGATTCCTGAGGCATGGAGGATCTGTCCATCCAGGACAATTCCTTACATTTTCAGTGCTAATATCAGGAAAGTCAGGATAAATTGGTCCCCTTGGATGGACCTCTTCAACCCTATTTGGTACAATATAGACTTGACCAAAGAGAACGGTACAGTGAGGTCCATTCAGTGGTTCTCATTTCCCTCTGTTTCCTCAATCAGTGCTTGTTGGTACAAGCACACCGTGAACTCAGCTGTGAAACTATAGTAAAACCTTTTAGATATTTGTCTCTGAGAGTCAATCATGTTCCTAGATCGCTGTAAGGCCCATCCTGTAGGTGTAATCCCATCAATCTATTCAGTATTCTTTACCATTGTGTCCTCTACTGTTAATCACTCCTCAACCTTGAAATCTCTTCTGGATCATTTGTTGTTTTAgcagtctctccccaccccaagtaCTTTCCTAATGAGGGGTACTTGTGTAAAATACTCTGAGTTTCTGCTTAtccttaaataaatttattttactctgGTAGGTGAATGGTAACTTGGTTAGGTATAGAAATCTTGAATTCCTGTTTATTTCTCCCATGAGTTCTTTTCTCACAGGGGCTTTAAGCTTCTAGGGTTGCATATCACCAGACTGATGCCATTTTTATGCCTATAGACTTGTgttcctatgattttttttcttgtccttgtatttcttttttaatttttttattatgttaatcaccatacattacatcattagttttcgatgtaatgttccatgattcattgtttgcatataacacccagtgctccacgcagaacgtgccctctttaatacccatcaccaggctaacccatccccccacccccctcccctctagaaccctcagtttgtttctcagagtccatcgcctctcatggttcatctcccttacacacacacacacacacacacacacacacacacacacacacacacacacacattactctTCCATTTATGTTATCTCTTCACTGCTCCTACTGGGGATTTAATTTTGTGGTGGAGAGACCTTGTATTAAGGGATGGAAAGAACTGCCTCTTACCTTCTTCAGCCTAAGGACAAATATCCATTTTCAACTAATATTTTTGACTGGGTTTAAGGAATTctctatttattcattaaaaaaatccatttggcattttttttgggggggggaggacCTCTCTGCCTCTACCCTGCATTTCAGCTGCTCTGgaaccttcccccccccccgcccctgcttccAAGGGAGAACAGACATGAGTGCAGTGTGGTGGGAAGGCTATCTTCCTGTTGGCCAGATTCTAACAGTTCTGAAGAACATGAGGGGCTTTGTTGTGTTCTTGAGCCCTCTTCTGGTCAGAATGCCATCTGGATAGTGTTTTTGTGAGAATGTGGCACCTGGGAGAATGATTCAGGAAATTTGGATTCTGGATGTAATGTCTGAGACTCAATGGTCGCAAGTAGTACAGAAATGATCCCTTTTGTTatcaaagcaaattttaaaagcacattttataATCCATCTTCTGAAGAAACTTAGAATGAGGGGGGTGGAAAAGAAATCAGGCAAAAATCCTTTGAAACCTCCATGACTTCAGAGCTGGAGATGGAAGGGAAACAAGTCAATTATGGCACTCCTCAGAGTATTAGGAACCATTGAAACTGTACAGAGGGCTTTTTATTTGATCCTCTGGGGCCCCCTAATTTTGGATGAGTGGCTTTGAAAGTGACCTCTTCCTGTAAGGTCCCATTCCTATGCTACCTTTACCATGAAGTTCTTAGCAGGAAATTGTTTCTCCCTGCTGTGGATCCCAAGAACGCTTTAGGTCACTCTTGACACTCAAACTAACTTGGATAGTGAGTCATTTTTGTtcacctcttccttttccttaaagGGGGTGGTGGTTATAGTCAGGGGCTGTCTGGTCCATGTCTATATTCTCTGTGTGAGCCCAGTGTCTGAAGCATACCTGACAGAGACACcagctcttttcttcttctctttgcttctctctggatagatggatgaatgactaaaagaaagaaacttgagtcttcttatttgacttttattt is part of the Zalophus californianus isolate mZalCal1 chromosome 14, mZalCal1.pri.v2, whole genome shotgun sequence genome and encodes:
- the LOC113912383 gene encoding ubiquitin-conjugating enzyme E2 C-like isoform X1, whose amino-acid sequence is MASQNRNPAAASVAAASKGAEPSGGAARGPVGKRLQQELMTLMMSGDKGISAFPESDNLFKWVGTIHGAAGTVYEDLRYKLLLEFPSGYPYNAPTVKFLTPCYHPNVDTQGNICLDILKDKWSALYDVRTILLSIQSLLGEPNIDSPLNTHAAELWKNPTAFKKYLQETYSKQVSSQDP
- the LOC113912383 gene encoding ubiquitin-conjugating enzyme E2 C-like isoform X3, encoding MASQNRNPAAASVAAASKGAEPSGGAARGPVGKRLQQELMTLMMSVYEDLRYKLLLEFPSGYPYNAPTVKFLTPCYHPNVDTQGNICLDILKDKWSALYDVRTILLSIQSLLGEPNIDSPLNTHAAELWKNPTAFKKYLQETYSKQVSSQDP
- the LOC113912383 gene encoding ubiquitin-conjugating enzyme E2 C-like isoform X4, producing MASQNRNPAAASVAAASKGAEPSGGAARGPVGKRLQQELMTLMMSGDKGISGNICLDILKDKWSALYDVRTILLSIQSLLGEPNIDSPLNTHAAELWKNPTAFKKYLQETYSKQVSSQDP
- the LOC113912383 gene encoding ubiquitin-conjugating enzyme E2 C-like isoform X2, with translation MASQNRNPAAASVAAASKGAEPSGGAARGPVGKRLQQELMTLMMSGDKGISAFPESDNLFKWVGTIHGAAGTVYEDLRYKLLLEFPSGYPYNAPTDKWSALYDVRTILLSIQSLLGEPNIDSPLNTHAAELWKNPTAFKKYLQETYSKQVSSQDP